A portion of the Brevundimonas pondensis genome contains these proteins:
- a CDS encoding Crp/Fnr family transcriptional regulator, which yields MGVPYAGYSEAARQSIRAERLARPPLRRPQRPPADVAALKVLSAVAPLSEDERALVRKLCLYRESIPAGAEFAREGEAAPARLIVSGWACRQQSLPDGRRQIFGFLMAGDAIGLGLRPRPLDEVSTVAVTRVECVDALMLREILAVQDGRHAGLRNALAAARRYEEACLLDHVVRLGRQSAHERTAHFLLEWRQRCRVAGLADAERFPMPLTQEVLSDALGLSIVHLNRTLQHMKRERLIEMKRGWVEILDAYRLKFICDYQSRWPTVGGDGSSVSLVREF from the coding sequence ATGGGCGTTCCCTACGCCGGCTATTCTGAAGCCGCGCGTCAATCCATACGCGCCGAGCGTCTGGCGCGCCCGCCTTTGCGGCGCCCTCAGCGCCCTCCCGCCGATGTCGCGGCCCTGAAGGTCCTGAGCGCCGTCGCCCCGTTGAGCGAGGACGAACGGGCCCTGGTCCGCAAGCTGTGTCTGTACCGTGAATCCATTCCCGCCGGCGCCGAGTTCGCGCGCGAGGGCGAGGCCGCTCCAGCTCGCCTGATCGTTAGCGGTTGGGCTTGCCGGCAGCAGTCCTTGCCTGACGGGCGGCGTCAGATTTTCGGTTTCCTGATGGCCGGCGACGCCATCGGTCTGGGGCTGCGGCCGCGTCCCCTGGACGAGGTCTCGACCGTGGCGGTCACGCGGGTCGAGTGTGTGGACGCCTTGATGCTGCGTGAGATTTTGGCGGTCCAGGACGGACGCCATGCCGGTTTGCGCAACGCCCTTGCCGCCGCGCGTCGCTATGAGGAGGCCTGCCTGCTGGACCATGTGGTTCGTCTGGGGCGGCAGTCGGCGCATGAGCGTACGGCGCATTTCCTGCTGGAGTGGCGCCAGCGATGCCGTGTCGCCGGTCTGGCGGATGCCGAGCGCTTTCCCATGCCCCTGACGCAGGAAGTGCTGTCCGACGCCCTGGGCCTGAGCATCGTTCACCTGAACCGGACGCTCCAGCACATGAAGCGTGAGCGTCTGATCGAAATGAAACGAGGCTGGGTCGAGATTCTCGACGCCTACAGGCTGAAGTTCATCTGTGACTACCAATCGCGCTGGCCGACGGTCGGCGGCGATGGTTCATCGGTGTCATTGGTCCGGGAGTTCTAG
- a CDS encoding sensor histidine kinase, whose amino-acid sequence MTRPPPPSIDAAPRTGNRRALAVLAAAWLVTSLVGAYAAGETARRDSETVLARQSENAAALHAAVLRSELEKYRSLPPAMATDADVARLLQEPDSTDATALNQRLEALADQTRASAIYVIAADGVTRAASNWRRHISFLGADYGFRPYFIKAMRDGAAEFFALGTVSGKPGLFLARRVVAPDGRALGVVVVKVEFDALEAEWRSSGEPAYVADPGGVILITSVPAWRFRTLRPMDAASRRLTLADQTLGHGALTPLNFRTPADGRSQIVEATVDDAPRPWMHASAKTATPGWTLHLLTPTRGAIETAVANARVIAALIITLVFGVLAVLLRRRQQTAARHRAAETARHDLEQRIVERTRALSEANAALNRQIEERMRAEASREALRDELVQAGKLAALGQIAAGVAHEINQPVAAIRTQAETAAAYLERDQAARAARALTRIGDLTARIGAITRELRAFSRKSEPGLAAVSVNEAIDGALLLLGGRLRQAGVRLIRNKDQDVVVMADRFRLEQVIVNLIQNALEALEGASSPVITLSARQDGDQVELIVADNGPGVSPEIREQLFTPFVTSKTTGLGLGLIISRDIVAAFNGELDLRPAENGAVFVMTLRSA is encoded by the coding sequence ATGACCCGCCCACCCCCGCCTTCAATCGACGCCGCGCCACGAACAGGCAATCGACGCGCCCTGGCGGTGCTGGCCGCGGCCTGGCTGGTCACAAGCCTCGTCGGCGCCTATGCCGCCGGCGAAACCGCACGTCGCGACTCCGAAACCGTGCTCGCACGACAGTCGGAAAACGCCGCCGCGCTTCATGCCGCAGTCCTTCGCAGCGAGCTGGAGAAATACCGTTCCCTGCCGCCCGCCATGGCCACGGACGCCGATGTCGCGCGTCTTCTGCAAGAGCCCGACAGCACAGATGCGACGGCGCTGAACCAGAGGCTCGAGGCCCTGGCCGATCAGACCCGCGCCTCGGCCATCTATGTCATAGCCGCAGACGGCGTGACGCGGGCGGCCAGCAACTGGCGTCGGCACATCAGCTTCCTCGGCGCCGACTATGGCTTCCGCCCCTACTTCATCAAGGCCATGCGCGACGGAGCGGCCGAATTCTTCGCCCTGGGCACGGTCAGCGGAAAGCCAGGGCTGTTCCTGGCGCGACGCGTCGTCGCCCCCGACGGGCGCGCTCTCGGCGTTGTCGTGGTCAAGGTCGAGTTCGACGCCCTGGAAGCCGAATGGCGATCTTCAGGAGAACCCGCCTACGTCGCCGATCCCGGCGGCGTGATCCTGATCACCAGCGTCCCCGCCTGGCGTTTTCGCACCTTGCGTCCGATGGACGCCGCGAGCCGCAGACTGACCCTGGCCGATCAGACCCTGGGCCACGGCGCCCTGACGCCCTTGAACTTCCGCACGCCCGCCGACGGGCGATCGCAGATCGTCGAGGCGACGGTCGATGATGCGCCACGTCCCTGGATGCATGCCTCGGCGAAAACCGCGACGCCGGGGTGGACCCTGCACCTGTTGACGCCCACGCGCGGGGCGATCGAGACGGCGGTCGCCAACGCGCGCGTCATCGCCGCCCTGATCATCACCCTGGTTTTCGGCGTCCTGGCCGTCCTGCTACGCCGCCGTCAGCAAACCGCCGCGCGTCACCGCGCCGCCGAGACCGCTCGCCATGATCTGGAACAACGCATCGTCGAACGAACCCGCGCCCTCAGCGAGGCCAACGCGGCCCTGAACCGCCAGATAGAGGAACGCATGCGCGCCGAGGCCAGCCGCGAGGCTCTGCGCGACGAACTGGTGCAGGCCGGCAAGTTGGCGGCCCTGGGCCAGATCGCCGCCGGCGTGGCGCACGAGATCAACCAACCCGTCGCCGCCATCCGGACCCAGGCGGAGACCGCCGCCGCCTATCTCGAACGGGACCAGGCCGCCAGGGCTGCGCGCGCCCTGACCCGCATCGGCGACCTGACGGCGCGCATCGGCGCCATCACCCGGGAGCTCCGTGCGTTTTCCCGCAAGAGCGAGCCCGGTCTGGCGGCGGTCTCTGTAAACGAGGCCATCGACGGCGCCTTGCTGTTGCTCGGCGGCCGCCTGCGTCAGGCCGGGGTCCGGCTGATCCGAAACAAGGATCAGGACGTCGTCGTCATGGCGGACCGATTTCGTCTGGAGCAGGTCATCGTCAACCTGATCCAGAACGCGCTGGAAGCACTGGAGGGCGCGTCCAGCCCTGTCATCACCCTGTCCGCCAGACAGGACGGCGACCAGGTGGAGCTGATCGTCGCCGACAATGGGCCGGGCGTGTCCCCTGAGATCCGCGAGCAGTTGTTCACGCCCTTCGTCACCAGCAAGACGACCGGCCTGGGTCTGGGCCTGATCATCAGTCGCGACATCGTCGCCGCCTTCAACGGCGAACTGGACCTGCGTCCGGCCGAAAACGGCGCCGTCTTCGTCATGACCCTGAGGAGCGCATGA
- a CDS encoding sigma-54-dependent transcriptional regulator, which translates to MMDFPRLDAVALIEDDDDFRAALAERLELAGLSVRTFHSANPALAEIDADFPGVVVSALRMPGMDGRQLLTRLQTLDSALPVILITGHGDIAEAVAAMSAGAYDFVAKPFAFERLHESLKRALEKRALVLDNRRLAALSSEAGLELPLLGESRAIRALRATIAQIADARMDVLIEGETGAGKEAVARALHYSGRRRPQPFVAVNCGALPEGLIESELFGHELGAFAGAMRRRVGHVERAHNGTLFLDAVDSMPLSVQVKMLRVLEEREIHPIGADTPRAVDLRVLASSTGDLGEAVADGRVREDLYYRLNAVRLRMPPLRERREDVPLLFACLLARAQVRADGVTPPITDAVRSHLLEAPWPGNIRELSHFAQRFALGLEALGEGPHGEPDSGLSERVSQFERRILHDTLETFGGDIAEALLHLKIPRKTFYDKLKRHNLKPGDFRR; encoded by the coding sequence ATGATGGACTTTCCGCGCCTCGACGCCGTCGCCCTCATTGAAGACGACGACGACTTCCGCGCCGCCCTGGCCGAACGGCTGGAACTCGCAGGCCTGTCCGTTCGCACCTTTCATTCCGCCAACCCCGCCCTGGCAGAGATCGACGCCGACTTTCCCGGCGTCGTCGTGTCCGCCCTTCGGATGCCCGGCATGGACGGAAGGCAACTGCTGACACGACTCCAGACACTCGATTCCGCCTTGCCCGTGATCCTTATCACCGGCCACGGCGACATCGCTGAAGCCGTGGCCGCCATGAGCGCGGGCGCCTATGACTTCGTGGCCAAGCCCTTTGCTTTCGAACGTCTGCACGAAAGCCTGAAGCGAGCGCTGGAGAAGCGGGCCCTGGTTCTCGACAACCGTCGCCTGGCCGCCCTGTCGTCCGAGGCGGGACTGGAACTGCCGCTGTTGGGCGAAAGCCGGGCGATCCGCGCACTTCGCGCCACCATCGCCCAGATCGCCGACGCCCGCATGGACGTCCTGATCGAAGGTGAAACGGGCGCTGGAAAGGAGGCCGTCGCCCGCGCCCTGCATTACAGCGGACGACGCCGTCCCCAGCCCTTCGTCGCCGTCAACTGCGGGGCCCTGCCCGAGGGTCTGATCGAAAGCGAACTGTTCGGTCATGAACTGGGCGCATTCGCCGGCGCCATGCGTCGTCGCGTCGGCCATGTGGAGCGGGCGCACAACGGCACATTGTTTCTGGACGCCGTCGACAGCATGCCCCTGTCGGTCCAGGTCAAGATGCTGCGCGTCCTTGAAGAGCGGGAAATCCACCCCATCGGCGCCGACACGCCTCGCGCCGTGGACCTGCGCGTCCTGGCCTCGTCGACCGGCGACCTCGGCGAAGCCGTGGCCGACGGTCGGGTGCGCGAGGACCTCTACTACCGGCTGAACGCGGTCAGGCTTCGCATGCCCCCCTTGAGGGAGCGCCGCGAGGACGTCCCCCTGCTGTTCGCTTGCCTTCTGGCCCGCGCCCAGGTTCGGGCTGATGGAGTCACGCCGCCGATTACCGACGCCGTGCGGTCACACCTGCTGGAAGCACCATGGCCCGGCAACATCCGGGAGTTGTCTCATTTCGCCCAACGCTTCGCTCTGGGTCTCGAAGCCTTAGGCGAAGGTCCGCACGGCGAACCCGACAGCGGGCTGTCCGAACGTGTATCCCAGTTTGAACGCCGCATTCTTCACGACACCCTGGAGACGTTCGGCGGCGATATCGCCGAGGCGCTTCTGCACCTGAAGATTCCGAGAAAGACCTTCTATGACAAGTTGAAGCGCCACAACCTCAAACCCGGAGACTTCCGCCGGTAG
- a CDS encoding transporter, with amino-acid sequence MRVVARRDWLTNIEWEADVYFRKAVHLLGVSSLAIVMVCASEGAARAQEEDPSARLARLEALVAEQSRRLSEQEAMLARQAELLEAQSRRIDERWRVDNRYSEVASVPPGATLLGPAGLEAWRAGQDTTGQNPDGRSPIQPPPPPSLNERRLQLAAVPEEVAVLSPKGRLTFDVSAEYTRSSANRLVFRGVEIVPGLQIGVIEASEADRDTFGATIAGRYGITDRIEVDARIPYLKRNDTITTVQQRDEAVTRTIDLKGDGIGDVEAGIRYQINGGEKGRPVFVAGLRVKSDTGEGPFDIPRDEFGVASRLATGSGFWGIEPSLSMLFPSDPAVIFANISYFAHLPRDIDKREGDILIGRVDPGDSIGLGIGFAFALNQRFSYSLGYKHNYIRPTSTELNNITEKSDDLQIGALTFGMSYRITDRFSLNGNFEFGVTEDAPDMRFVLRVPVVF; translated from the coding sequence ATGCGCGTGGTCGCGCGGCGTGATTGGCTGACGAATATTGAATGGGAGGCTGACGTGTATTTTCGTAAGGCCGTTCATCTTCTGGGGGTGTCGTCGCTCGCCATCGTCATGGTCTGCGCCTCGGAGGGCGCGGCGCGCGCCCAGGAGGAAGACCCCTCTGCTCGCCTGGCCCGGCTCGAAGCTCTAGTGGCCGAACAGAGCCGGCGTCTGAGTGAACAGGAAGCCATGCTGGCGCGTCAGGCTGAACTCCTGGAGGCGCAATCCCGACGCATCGACGAGCGCTGGCGCGTCGATAACCGCTATAGTGAAGTCGCGTCTGTTCCACCGGGGGCTACCTTGCTGGGGCCGGCGGGCCTGGAAGCATGGCGCGCGGGTCAGGATACGACGGGTCAGAATCCGGATGGACGCTCGCCGATTCAGCCGCCGCCGCCGCCCTCGTTGAACGAGCGGCGCCTGCAACTTGCCGCTGTGCCTGAAGAGGTCGCGGTGTTGAGCCCGAAAGGCCGGCTCACCTTCGACGTTTCGGCGGAATACACGCGTTCCTCGGCCAATCGCCTGGTGTTCCGCGGCGTCGAGATCGTGCCCGGCTTGCAGATCGGGGTCATCGAAGCCAGCGAGGCGGACCGCGACACCTTCGGCGCCACGATTGCAGGGCGTTACGGCATAACCGATCGCATCGAGGTGGATGCGCGCATTCCCTATCTGAAGCGCAATGACACCATCACCACCGTCCAGCAGCGCGACGAGGCCGTGACCCGGACCATCGACCTCAAGGGCGACGGCATCGGCGATGTCGAGGCGGGCATCCGCTATCAGATCAACGGGGGCGAAAAGGGACGTCCTGTGTTCGTCGCTGGCCTGCGCGTGAAGAGCGACACCGGCGAAGGGCCGTTCGATATCCCGCGTGATGAGTTCGGCGTGGCCAGCCGTCTGGCGACCGGTTCGGGCTTCTGGGGGATCGAGCCCAGTCTCAGCATGCTGTTCCCCAGTGATCCGGCAGTCATCTTCGCCAACATCAGTTACTTCGCCCACCTGCCCAGGGATATCGACAAGAGGGAAGGCGACATTCTGATCGGACGGGTCGATCCCGGCGATTCCATCGGCCTGGGCATAGGCTTCGCTTTCGCGCTCAATCAGCGCTTCTCCTATTCATTGGGCTACAAGCACAACTACATTCGCCCGACGAGCACGGAGTTGAACAACATCACCGAGAAGTCTGACGATCTTCAGATCGGCGCCCTGACCTTCGGCATGTCCTATCGCATTACGGACAGGTTCTCCCTGAACGGTAATTTCGAATTCGGCGTGACCGAGGACGCCCCCGATATGCGTTTCGTGCTGCGCGTGCCGGTGGTCTTCTAG
- a CDS encoding C39 family peptidase, giving the protein MTGRFLGVGATVLLAVVCGAPAAAQVSFSQGGGTYSLQVVSYRDIPFRTVVRQEYDYSCGSAALATLLRYHYGRDVAEHEVFLSMYENGDRQAIERVGFSLLDMKRYLDSHGFQADGFRMTLAALEEAHAPAIVVINLNGYRHFVVVKGLAADRVLVGDPALGLKTYSREEFVGMWNGIAFLIRDSADRFNAVDEWRPFARAPMDRALPTDSLAELTRELPPLYQITTTFSLDPYLR; this is encoded by the coding sequence ATGACTGGCCGTTTCCTTGGCGTCGGAGCGACGGTCCTGCTGGCGGTCGTCTGTGGCGCCCCGGCGGCGGCCCAGGTCAGCTTCAGCCAGGGCGGCGGCACCTATTCGCTCCAGGTCGTCAGCTATCGCGACATCCCCTTTCGGACGGTGGTGCGCCAGGAATATGATTACAGCTGCGGCTCTGCCGCCCTAGCGACCTTGCTGCGCTATCACTACGGCCGTGACGTCGCCGAACACGAAGTCTTTCTCTCCATGTACGAGAACGGCGACCGTCAGGCGATCGAGAGGGTCGGTTTCTCCCTGCTGGACATGAAGCGCTATCTGGACAGCCACGGCTTCCAGGCCGACGGCTTTCGCATGACGCTGGCGGCGCTCGAGGAGGCGCACGCTCCGGCCATCGTCGTCATCAACCTGAATGGCTATCGGCATTTTGTGGTGGTGAAGGGGCTGGCCGCCGATCGTGTTCTGGTCGGGGACCCGGCCCTGGGGCTGAAAACCTACAGTCGCGAGGAATTCGTCGGGATGTGGAACGGCATCGCCTTCCTGATCCGCGATTCCGCCGATCGCTTCAACGCCGTCGATGAGTGGCGGCCTTTCGCTAGGGCGCCGATGGATCGCGCCCTGCCCACGGATTCACTGGCCGAACTGACCCGGGAGCTGCCGCCGCTCTATCAGATCACAACGACCTTCTCGCTGGATCCCTACCTGCGGTGA
- a CDS encoding TonB-dependent receptor domain-containing protein, with protein sequence MKMKSKIVLMASTASAVLFAGAALAQEAPAVGGGEQASQVEDVVVVGTNIRGARTTAALPVVVADREQIEATGATTGDELLRTIPQMGDVLFDSANNPQTSNSARGDVNSVNLRSLGVGNTLVLLNGRRLVQHPTSQGTSDTGTVPVLSYNSNAIPVSGLERLEVLLDGAAAIYGADAVAGVVNTVLRDNIDGLTVSARYGGAEGTQMRDTELNLFTGKNFDRGNVSLFANYAQRTALWASDQDFTRSDDIRPLFADYADFANVQSLDGRSSHTPWARLSVGSRAVIRSNGTAVTNTAGAFRFQPTGFGCGVSVGNDICIASGNHNFNTTNREMRYDTRHETTVRPSVERLNLFLTGRYDLTDTVEAFGEIGYYSAHSRAVQPPVVNLNQIWIPASNYYNPFGPVTFADGSANPNRLPGLTGIPTAGLPVLMTNYRFVDTGFQVVKVDNYQARVLGGLRGEWRGFDWETALVYSEAEAEDVSPNINMTALQKQLALSTPDAYNPFSGGCVATTSYGDCSPSSRAAIDAIVFDMRRLSRTTLTMADFKLSRGDLFSLPAGPAGMAVGIEARRETQKDDRDANVDGTFTFTDMVTGETNLSNVSAVSPNPDTRGSREVFSTYIEFALPLVSPEMNIPLIYQLDMQLAGRYEHYSDFGSVAKPKVAVAWDVVPGVRVRGSYSEGFRAPNLEQTNATQYSRLASGVDYVRCEADLRAGRIASFSACAQNTSGASLLVAGNPDLEPEESTNSSYGLVLQPSFIPDRFGIFTFTVDRWRIEQEKIVGLLGAQTALALDYLNRVEGGSNPLVNRRAATPEDILLFEGTGLTPVGEVVSINDRFINLQPQTVSGLDLGMNWSLRRTRFGTFMVNLNASKLDEFARDPGDIVNALYAARAAGTINAGTTLPETAQLVGQNGRPEWRVNASLTWRKGPFHAGVSSQYISDFDQPGLLGASNEAWVVDSRQTINAYVDYEFPAETRLRLGVRDLTDQGPPLADGGYRGAVHSPWGRYLYVNASKSF encoded by the coding sequence ATGAAAATGAAATCCAAGATCGTCCTGATGGCGAGCACGGCATCGGCCGTCCTGTTCGCCGGCGCCGCCCTGGCCCAGGAAGCGCCCGCCGTCGGCGGCGGCGAGCAGGCGTCTCAGGTTGAAGACGTGGTCGTGGTCGGCACCAATATCCGCGGCGCCCGGACCACCGCCGCCCTGCCTGTGGTGGTCGCCGACCGCGAACAGATCGAGGCGACCGGCGCCACGACCGGGGATGAACTTCTGCGCACCATTCCGCAGATGGGCGACGTCCTGTTCGACTCCGCCAATAATCCGCAGACTTCGAATTCCGCGCGGGGCGACGTGAACTCGGTCAATCTGCGCTCGCTTGGCGTGGGCAACACCCTGGTGCTGCTGAACGGGCGTCGCCTGGTCCAGCACCCGACCAGCCAGGGCACCTCGGACACCGGCACTGTGCCGGTGTTGAGCTATAACTCCAACGCCATCCCGGTGTCAGGGCTGGAGCGGCTGGAGGTGCTGCTGGACGGTGCGGCGGCCATCTATGGCGCCGACGCCGTGGCAGGCGTGGTCAACACCGTCCTGCGCGACAATATCGACGGTCTGACGGTCAGCGCCCGATACGGCGGCGCCGAAGGCACGCAGATGCGCGACACCGAGCTGAATCTGTTCACCGGCAAGAATTTCGACCGCGGCAACGTCTCGCTGTTCGCCAACTACGCCCAGCGGACGGCCCTGTGGGCGTCGGACCAGGATTTCACCCGCTCGGACGATATTCGTCCGCTGTTCGCCGACTACGCGGATTTCGCCAACGTCCAGTCCCTGGACGGTCGTTCGTCGCACACGCCCTGGGCCCGTCTGTCGGTCGGGTCGCGCGCGGTGATCCGCTCCAACGGGACCGCCGTGACCAACACGGCGGGGGCTTTCCGCTTCCAGCCGACCGGCTTCGGCTGCGGCGTCAGCGTTGGAAACGACATCTGCATCGCCAGCGGCAACCACAACTTCAACACCACCAACCGTGAGATGCGCTACGACACCCGTCACGAGACGACGGTGCGGCCTTCGGTCGAACGGCTGAACCTCTTCCTGACCGGTCGCTATGACCTGACCGACACCGTCGAGGCCTTTGGCGAGATCGGCTACTACAGCGCGCACAGTCGCGCGGTGCAGCCGCCGGTGGTCAACCTGAACCAGATATGGATCCCGGCCAGCAACTATTACAATCCGTTCGGCCCCGTGACCTTCGCGGACGGTTCGGCCAACCCCAACCGGCTGCCGGGCCTGACCGGCATTCCGACAGCCGGTCTGCCGGTGCTGATGACCAATTACCGCTTTGTCGACACCGGCTTCCAGGTGGTGAAGGTCGACAACTATCAGGCGCGCGTCCTGGGCGGCCTGCGCGGCGAATGGCGCGGCTTCGACTGGGAAACGGCTCTGGTCTATTCGGAGGCCGAAGCCGAGGACGTTTCGCCCAACATCAACATGACGGCGCTGCAGAAGCAGTTGGCCCTGTCCACGCCCGACGCCTACAACCCCTTCAGCGGCGGCTGTGTCGCCACCACCAGCTATGGCGATTGCTCACCCAGCTCACGAGCGGCGATCGACGCCATCGTCTTCGACATGCGCCGTCTGTCGCGCACGACCCTGACCATGGCGGACTTCAAGCTGTCGCGCGGCGATCTGTTCAGCCTGCCGGCCGGACCAGCAGGCATGGCCGTCGGCATCGAGGCGCGTCGTGAGACCCAGAAGGATGATCGCGACGCCAATGTGGACGGGACCTTCACCTTCACCGACATGGTGACCGGCGAAACCAATCTGTCGAACGTCTCGGCGGTCAGCCCCAACCCCGACACCCGGGGCAGCCGGGAGGTCTTTTCGACCTATATCGAGTTCGCCCTGCCTCTGGTCTCGCCCGAGATGAATATTCCTCTGATCTATCAGCTGGATATGCAGCTGGCAGGTCGTTACGAGCACTATTCGGACTTCGGTTCGGTTGCCAAGCCCAAGGTGGCGGTGGCCTGGGACGTCGTGCCGGGCGTTCGCGTCCGGGGCTCCTATTCCGAAGGTTTCCGCGCGCCCAACCTGGAACAGACCAACGCCACGCAATATTCGCGTCTGGCCAGCGGCGTGGACTATGTCCGTTGCGAAGCCGACCTGCGTGCAGGGCGCATCGCCAGCTTCTCGGCCTGCGCCCAGAACACCTCAGGCGCGTCGCTGCTGGTCGCGGGCAACCCGGATCTGGAGCCGGAAGAGAGCACCAACAGCTCCTATGGTCTGGTGTTGCAGCCGTCCTTCATTCCCGATCGCTTCGGAATCTTTACCTTCACCGTCGATCGCTGGCGCATCGAGCAGGAGAAGATCGTCGGTCTTCTGGGCGCCCAGACGGCTCTGGCGCTGGATTATCTGAATCGCGTCGAGGGCGGTTCCAACCCGCTGGTGAACCGTCGCGCCGCCACGCCCGAGGACATCCTGCTGTTCGAAGGCACGGGCCTGACGCCGGTGGGCGAAGTGGTCTCGATCAATGACCGCTTCATCAACCTGCAGCCGCAGACGGTCAGCGGTCTGGATCTGGGGATGAACTGGTCGCTGCGACGCACGCGCTTCGGCACCTTCATGGTCAACCTGAACGCCAGCAAGCTGGATGAATTCGCCCGCGATCCCGGCGACATCGTCAACGCCCTGTACGCCGCCCGCGCCGCCGGCACGATCAACGCCGGAACCACCCTGCCGGAAACGGCCCAACTGGTGGGCCAGAACGGTCGACCGGAATGGCGGGTCAACGCCAGCCTGACCTGGCGCAAGGGTCCGTTCCACGCCGGCGTGTCCAGCCAGTATATCAGCGACTTCGACCAGCCTGGCCTGCTGGGCGCCTCCAACGAAGCCTGGGTGGTCGACTCGCGTCAGACGATCAACGCCTATGTGGACTATGAATTCCCCGCCGAGACCCGGTTGCGTCTTGGCGTGCGCGACCTGACGGATCAGGGGCCGCCGCTGGCTGACGGCGGCTATCGGGGGGCGGTGCACAGCCCCTGGGGGCGCTACTTGTACGTCAACGCCAGCAAGTCGTTCTGA
- a CDS encoding dicarboxylate/amino acid:cation symporter: MIPNASETATVVRRPFYRHLYFQVLVAIVLGGAIGHFWPTFGESLKPLGDAFIKLVKMVIAPVIFLTIVTGIAGMRDIGRVGRVAAKAFGYFLVFSTLALIVGLIVANIVQPGRGLNIDPASLDAGAVSQYAQAAHESTIVGFLTGIIPDTVVSAFSTGNILQVLFVSILFGIALAMIGDLGKPVMTFLESVSAAFFKLVAILMKAAPIGAFGAFAFTIGAYGIASVANLFALIATFYLTAAIFVVGVLGLVAVANGFNILKLIRYLKEELLLVLGTSSSEAALPSLISKMERAGASKSVVGLVVPTGYSFNLDGTNIYMTMAALFIAQALNIDLSLQDQILLLLVAMLSSKGAAGITGAGFITLAATLSVVPTVPVAGMALILGIDRFMSECRALTNFIGNAVATIVVARWEGELDRDALKAALDGGPQPLAAAPDPAAGPGDDLVLADD, from the coding sequence TTGATCCCCAACGCATCAGAGACGGCGACGGTCGTACGCCGCCCCTTCTATCGGCATCTCTATTTCCAGGTGCTGGTCGCCATCGTTCTCGGCGGGGCCATCGGTCACTTCTGGCCAACCTTTGGCGAGAGTCTGAAACCCCTGGGCGACGCCTTCATCAAGCTGGTGAAGATGGTCATCGCGCCCGTGATCTTCCTGACCATCGTCACGGGCATCGCCGGGATGCGCGACATCGGCCGGGTCGGTCGGGTGGCGGCCAAGGCGTTCGGCTATTTCCTCGTCTTCTCGACACTGGCCCTGATCGTCGGCCTGATCGTGGCCAACATCGTCCAGCCCGGACGTGGTCTGAACATCGACCCCGCCAGCCTGGATGCCGGTGCGGTGTCTCAGTACGCCCAGGCCGCGCATGAGAGCACCATCGTCGGCTTCCTGACCGGCATCATTCCCGACACGGTCGTCAGCGCCTTCTCGACCGGCAACATCCTGCAGGTCCTGTTCGTCTCGATCCTGTTCGGCATCGCCCTGGCCATGATCGGCGATCTGGGCAAGCCGGTAATGACCTTCCTGGAATCGGTCAGCGCAGCCTTCTTCAAGCTGGTCGCCATCCTGATGAAGGCCGCGCCCATCGGCGCCTTCGGGGCCTTCGCCTTCACCATCGGCGCCTATGGCATCGCCTCGGTCGCCAACCTGTTCGCCCTGATCGCCACCTTCTATCTGACGGCCGCCATCTTTGTGGTCGGGGTTCTGGGGCTGGTGGCGGTCGCCAACGGTTTCAACATCCTGAAGCTGATCCGTTACCTGAAGGAAGAGCTGCTGCTGGTGCTGGGCACCTCCAGTTCCGAAGCGGCTTTGCCTAGCCTGATCTCCAAGATGGAGCGGGCAGGGGCGTCCAAGTCGGTCGTCGGCCTCGTTGTGCCCACCGGCTATTCCTTCAATCTGGACGGCACCAATATCTACATGACGATGGCGGCCCTGTTCATCGCCCAGGCGCTGAACATCGACCTCAGCCTGCAAGACCAGATCCTGTTGCTGCTGGTGGCCATGCTGTCGTCCAAGGGCGCAGCCGGGATCACCGGCGCGGGCTTCATCACCCTGGCGGCCACCTTGTCAGTCGTCCCCACTGTGCCGGTGGCGGGCATGGCCCTCATCCTCGGTATCGACCGCTTCATGAGCGAGTGCCGCGCCCTGACCAACTTCATCGGCAATGCGGTGGCCACGATCGTCGTCGCCCGGTGGGAAGGCGAGCTGGATCGCGACGCGCTCAAGGCGGCTCTGGACGGCGGGCCCCAACCCTTGGCCGCCGCGCCTGACCCGGCGGCGGGACCGGGGGACGATCTGGTCCTGGCTGACGACTGA